The following coding sequences lie in one Alloacidobacterium dinghuense genomic window:
- a CDS encoding ABC transporter permease: protein METFLQDLRYAFRQLRRSPGFALTAILTLTMAIGANVVVFGVVNALVLHPLPVPEASRVYSIQPRNGIAISYPNFEDIRDRNTTFSGVSVVRIARMGLDTSGSARPVWGYEVSGSYFEMLGVKPMLGRFFTPAEDKKSNGEPYTVLSYNCWKTQFGSDPGVAGKTVRINKHEFVVLGVAPKDFNGTERFIWPEVWVPIHDEPEVEGYNWIENRGDYNAWVVARLKAGVTPQQANADLGNIAAQLSRQYPDVDKGLELVLSQPGFLGDMMGGPIHGFLLGVMLLAGLVLLAACANLGGLFAARISDRAKEIGIRIAIGSSRRRILRQLVTESACLSLLGGAISACLAAGLLHALAMWRPQTDFPVQLLVEPDAWVYLFAALLSLATGLLFGIIPARQVWKTDPNQVLKASGGTAIALRRFSLRDVLLAVQIALCCLLVTASFVALRGLQRTFDLPLGFHPEGVTVAALDTHLAGYEHSGEIQKRLLEAVRAIPGITGATVSNSIPLSLNQSETSVYPPGTTTFTAANQAFSTNYYEVSPGYFSVAGTRLLAGRDFTDHDDDKSPDVAIVNETFAKRLFGTTDVVGKTYPDGPGHRFLIVGVVEAGKYVTLTEDPARVVYWPLAQRGNSDTILLVRSHRSSAEMIPAMRKAIASVDPALPVFSLTTWPEVLSLVTFPARAATIALGVLGALAMMLAITGIFGMASYSVSKRMRELGIRVALGAQNRHVLKAALGRAVLLLGIGSAAGLVLGVAASRVLASIVYQATASDPWVIAAVVLTMGLIGLISAAIPASRALSAEPARLLHDE from the coding sequence ATGGAAACCTTTCTACAGGATCTCCGTTACGCATTTCGGCAGCTGCGTCGTTCGCCTGGTTTTGCTCTTACAGCCATTTTGACGCTGACGATGGCGATTGGCGCGAACGTCGTTGTCTTTGGCGTGGTGAATGCGCTGGTGCTGCACCCGTTGCCGGTGCCTGAGGCTAGCCGGGTCTACTCTATCCAGCCGAGGAACGGGATCGCGATTTCATATCCGAACTTCGAAGACATTCGCGATCGCAACACCACGTTTTCCGGCGTTTCCGTAGTCAGGATTGCGCGCATGGGGCTGGACACGAGCGGGAGTGCGCGGCCGGTCTGGGGATATGAGGTTTCCGGGAGTTATTTCGAGATGCTCGGCGTCAAGCCGATGCTGGGGCGCTTCTTTACTCCGGCTGAGGACAAGAAGAGCAACGGCGAGCCCTATACGGTGCTGAGCTACAACTGCTGGAAGACGCAGTTCGGGAGCGATCCGGGAGTAGCGGGTAAGACGGTGCGGATCAACAAGCATGAATTTGTCGTACTGGGCGTCGCGCCAAAGGACTTCAATGGGACCGAGCGGTTTATCTGGCCGGAGGTGTGGGTTCCGATCCATGATGAGCCGGAGGTTGAGGGTTACAACTGGATCGAGAACCGCGGCGATTACAACGCATGGGTGGTGGCGCGGCTGAAGGCCGGCGTAACGCCGCAACAGGCGAATGCGGATCTTGGGAATATCGCGGCGCAGTTGTCACGGCAGTATCCGGATGTGGACAAGGGACTCGAACTGGTTCTCTCGCAGCCCGGTTTCCTGGGCGACATGATGGGCGGCCCGATCCACGGCTTTCTGCTGGGCGTGATGTTGCTGGCTGGTCTCGTACTGCTGGCTGCGTGCGCCAACCTCGGTGGGTTGTTTGCCGCACGCATCTCCGATCGCGCGAAAGAGATTGGCATTCGCATCGCCATCGGATCAAGCCGCAGACGGATTCTGCGGCAGTTGGTGACGGAATCGGCATGCCTGTCGTTGCTGGGAGGCGCGATTTCGGCGTGTCTGGCGGCGGGGCTGTTGCATGCGCTTGCGATGTGGCGTCCGCAGACGGATTTTCCAGTGCAGTTGCTGGTTGAGCCGGATGCCTGGGTCTATCTGTTTGCCGCGCTGCTTTCGCTGGCGACCGGTCTGCTTTTCGGAATCATTCCAGCTCGGCAGGTGTGGAAGACGGATCCGAACCAGGTGCTGAAGGCGTCTGGTGGTACGGCGATCGCGCTGCGCAGGTTCTCGCTTCGCGATGTTCTGCTGGCAGTGCAGATTGCGCTTTGCTGCCTGCTGGTGACGGCCTCGTTTGTGGCCTTGCGTGGGTTGCAGCGTACGTTTGATCTGCCGCTGGGATTTCATCCGGAGGGCGTGACTGTTGCGGCGTTGGACACACACCTTGCGGGGTACGAACATTCGGGTGAGATTCAGAAGCGACTGCTGGAGGCGGTGCGCGCGATTCCGGGGATTACGGGGGCGACGGTTTCGAACTCGATTCCGCTGTCGCTGAATCAGAGTGAGACGAGCGTCTACCCGCCGGGGACGACTACGTTCACGGCGGCGAATCAGGCGTTCTCGACAAATTACTACGAAGTTTCTCCGGGCTATTTCTCTGTTGCGGGAACGCGACTGCTGGCGGGGCGCGACTTTACCGATCACGATGACGACAAGTCGCCAGATGTGGCGATTGTGAATGAGACCTTCGCGAAGCGCCTGTTTGGAACGACGGATGTGGTTGGGAAGACGTATCCGGATGGGCCGGGGCATCGATTCTTGATCGTTGGCGTGGTGGAGGCGGGGAAGTATGTGACTCTGACCGAGGATCCCGCTCGGGTTGTCTATTGGCCGCTGGCGCAGCGAGGCAACAGCGACACGATTTTGCTGGTGCGCTCGCATCGCAGTTCGGCGGAGATGATTCCGGCGATGCGGAAGGCGATTGCGAGCGTCGATCCGGCGCTTCCGGTGTTCAGCCTGACGACCTGGCCGGAGGTGCTGAGTTTGGTCACGTTTCCGGCGCGCGCGGCGACCATTGCGCTGGGCGTGCTGGGGGCGCTGGCGATGATGCTGGCGATTACGGGCATCTTTGGCATGGCGAGCTACTCGGTTTCGAAGCGCATGCGCGAGCTGGGCATACGCGTCGCGTTAGGCGCGCAGAACCGGCACGTGCTGAAGGCGGCGCTGGGACGGGCTGTGCTGCTGCTTGGGATTGGCTCGG